The Brassica napus cultivar Da-Ae chromosome C7, Da-Ae, whole genome shotgun sequence genomic interval GAGATGAAGCTAACTTACGTTGTTAGGAACTAGCTAATATAATTAAGTAACAATACCATTACATAACTGATATTAGAGtagagaagagaaaaaagaagaagatccaGACCTCGTTTTTTAGTTGAAAAGAGCAGCACGCTCAATACCAAAATCCAGACCGCTGTCTACTTTTTGAGGAGGAAAAAAGTAAGGTGCGCTTGTGAGAGCTGGATTGACAGTTGAGGTGTTGGTAGGCTCAGAGGGATCGATTACTCCAATCTCATCATAATCGACGAAGTAGACCTCGTTAGGGTCGAGGCCAGGGTAGGAGCTAGCAGAGAGACAGAAAGGCTCAGCTTTTGATATGAAAATGTTGAGATCTCCTATGTCTTGTGTGAAAACTGCATTACCGTCTTGGTCTATCTTGAATACCATTAACCCTCTCGTTTTCACATTCCTTGCATCATCTTTGGTGCTATGCACATACCACTTGACCAGAAAGGCTTCGCCACCTGATGTCTCAACCAAGTGTTGGGTACAGTAAGTTGAATCAATGATGTCAGCTCTCGTCTTTGTGAAGGGAAAGTCCTGAAAATGCAACTTCTGCAGCTTGTGCTTGTGGAGATCCCAAGATCCTGTGTGGTGGCCTCCAGAAGCGAGCAAGGTAAACATCTGGTTTCTCGTTGAAAACATGACACGAGAAGTGAAGAACATGGGGTCTGTGATTCTGATGTTGGTCCAGCTGGAGTCATGAGCAGGTCTGCATAGGCTTAGTTGAGGTCCTGAGAACTTGACCGCCACAATACAATCGTCATCCTCTGGAGAAGAAGAGGACATGGACACGTTAGTGACCACTTGGGTCTGGCAGCCAGGCAAAGTTACAAGAGGAGGCATTGAGATCTGTTTTGGGTTTGGGTCCAATGTGTACAGATTTAGATCATCTTGGAGAGAAAAGACCCCGTTGTTTAACGTAGCGACCCACCCATGAGCTGCTCCGATTATTCTCCTTGGTTCAAACAACTCAGAAGGCACTTTCTTTTTTGATTGCATGAACTCGGagtaacatatattgaaaaagaAGAGAGTTCCAGACTCTTCACCAGGGCCAAAGATGAGGTAGGGAGACGTGTATGtcaaggaagaagagaaggaagagtcttcacCAGCAGAAGAAGAGACTTTGCCGGGGACAGTAATCACCTCTTCCTTGGCCGGATCAAAGAAGGGCGCATCTCTTATCTCACTACCATCGTCCAAAACTTCCTTAAACCTATTTCCCACAGCCAAATacaccgaagaagaagaaaagctcCTCCTTTGTCTCTGccaatggaagaagaagaagaagaagatatcaaACACCAAGCTTTCTTTGATATACACcactcagagagagagagagagagagagagagagagagagaaagagaagagaacgATACCAGGGCACGGCCGAGAGAAGACATTCTCAGAATCAGACCTGACATTCTTTCTTCGACCGCTCGCACACCAACCGTTCGACTGTTTTCCTCAAAGACTTCGTATGTTGCGTTCTTCTTTTGGGTCTGATGATCGAAAGAACAGAACTCTCGGACGGTCCGAGTCCGACCATTTTAAATCAAACCGGTCCAGTGTCTAGATCTTTTTTACTTGATTTCGTTTTGGTTTGATAATTACAAATTGGTTATATTTCATTTAACACTCAATTGGGCCagaaatgcttttttttttttttggtacgaTAATTCTTCGGTTCGGGGCGGGTATAATCCGAAATCCGAATTAGTGCTTTGAAAACCCGACAACATTTTGCGATTTCAAtccaaaaaatccaaaattacccAACCCACGCACATGTTTGACCCAAAAATGGTGTTTATGCTCGTGATGTTTGTTGGAATCATACAATAAATAATCTAAGGATAATGATTAGATTCTTGAGGATTAGGAGAAATCTTGAAAGAATCAAATGAGAAAAAAACATCGGGattttattgatcaaatattGCATTACATCGCGAGTATCCAGAGGAATTCCTGTCGAGCGCTCGTGCCGTCGCGAGACTCAATCAAGAGCATTGGGGGAACATTTCTTGGGAGAGGGTTCACCGTTGCATTGATCACATTTCCAGGAGTAAGTCTGCTCTTTTCCTTGTTCTGCTGCGACTCTCTGCTTCCACTTTCGTGACTAAGccttttgttcatttttttcgcAGAGGATTGGAATTCAAGTTACCTTCCCTCGGCTAACAAGGTTAAGAGACGGATCTCGCTGTTCACCAAAGAAGAGCAGAAGAGGATCAACGAAGCGAGGAAAATGAGGGGCCTTCCTGATCTAAGTGCCATGATGGCAACCCAGCTTGGTCTGTCGAGTGCTGAGCCATCGGTACCCTCTAATGAGATTCTGGTTGCCGATACAATCGACGCGACTCTCCAGCGTCAAGACTCTTCACCCGGCGCCACCGCCGCTGCTTCTAAGAAGAAAGCAAGAAGAGATCTCGCGACGATCCCTCCGTTGGTGAGGATCTCGAGACTCTTCCAGAGGAAACTGATCAGACTGAGGGCGCCAAACCGCCcacgaagaagagaaagaagaagaagcagtcGAACACTCAGCAATCTCCGGAGGAGAACATTGCGACCCGAGGTGCTGGAGTTGCCGGTTCCTCTGCTCGGGCTGGCTCGACTGTCGGGCAAACTCCTAACTTGGCTTTAACAGACGAACCCGGGAATGTCTCGCCCGAGGTTCCGCTTCAGAAGAAGAGATCAAAGCAAGCGAGCGAGCATGGAACGACCAGTTGCCAGGTTCCTTCTGCTTCTGCTCCAAGTGTTTCCAGAGCTTCTGATCCATCGGTCCCCGGGGCGTCGGCTCCCGGTACGTCGACTGGTGGTGCTCCGGTCGTCAGGAAGACTCTAAGGGTGGAGTTTCCCGACCGCGTCTCGTTTGAATACGATGGACCGACTCCCCTCATCTATGCTCCGAACAGATGCGCGGAACTGGTCAGTCAGATCAAATGCGGCCCAAAGCCTCTTCCGCCGGTTGCTGACTTGATCTTCCAGGACGAGTACGTTGATGCTGCTCGTACCAAGTTGCTGGTAAGACTTTCCTTCGTCTCCATCGTCTTTTCCATTTGcattgtatttattttatttgcttaAGTGTTTTGGCTTCCGTGCTTCGCAGTGCGACGGAGTCTCAAACTTCGTCATCGAGAAATACGACACGTCGCTGAAGGAAGCGCTTTCAGAGTCGGAGAAGCTGAAGAGGACGGTGGCGGCCAAAGGTAGGCTTCTTTGCCGAAAGAGggtggaatggcaggaagagtaTGATAAAATGGCCGAAAATGGGATCGAGCAGTTGCTCGGAGAAAGGCTCAGAAGGAGCGAGCTGACGCAGCTGAGGCGGAGCTTTCCATCGCTCGCTCTACCATCGAAGCTTTGGAGCTGCGAAAGgccaatctcatggaggaaATGGGAGTTAAGGCCGCATAGCATAAGAAAGAGTTAGGTCGACTCAGGGACTCGCGTATCTATGAGGTTACAAAGGAGAGGGTGAGGGTTGAGACCGAGATGATCGCGAAATCAAGCAAGCACTTCGGGAATCTGCGCGACTGGCGGGCTCGTTGCGAGCCATTCGACACAGCGCGGCTGTTGCAGAGTCAGGCATTCAGAACTAAGAAATGCCTTGAAGCTTTGAAGGCTAGTGGTCGTGACATCCCTCAGGAGACCGTTGACATGTTTGCTGTCCAAGAAAAGCAGTTCGAGAGGGAAGCTGCGAAACTAAACCCTGGCGAGATCCCCGAGGACGACTTGGCCCTGTCTCCACTTAAGCTCGACTCGCATTTTGTCGATATGCGAGCCTTCACAGGTCTCGACCCACACAGAACCAATGCACACCTGGTCGATCCGATGACCGCTGCTGCTCTCCAAAGTCCCGCTAATCGTCTCGAGGCTTCGATCTCTCCGTCTCGTTCCCCGGGACACGGTACCCCAGGAAGCAACGTGCCGGCTCCCGTCGTTCAAACTGTCGACGAGGGGGCGATCCCGTCACAAGACCAGGCTCGAACCGCCGTCTTTGAGATCTCTGATTCCTCGGTTGCTGACCAAGAGGATATCCACGATGGGGAATCGAACAAGGATGAGGATGACGGAGAGGTCAAAAAGGGCCAAGGTGAAGAGGTAGATGACTCCCAGGTCAACCCTCCTAAGGATTTACTCGAGGTTCGCGAGGGCGAGACGACTCCTCATATTTAGAGCGAAGGCGTGGATTATTCGATGAACGCGGACCCCCCAGGACCATCTGTCGGTGATGAAGACGCTGCGCGGGAGCTGGCCAAAGATGCCGAAGAATGACTTCGTCGTCCCTTTCGAActtaaactctctttttttttttttttgacttgaCCCGGAGAGGTCTTTTGTTGTTTGCTTGGGACTCCATCTATCCTTTCCTCGAAGAAGACTTTATGAACTCTTCTTCATCTACATTTCTTAAATTTCGAATACTCAATAAACCGTAGCATTGTCATTTGAGTTTTCGAAGGATTATAAGAGAGTCTAGACTTTGTATCGAGTTTAAGGAGCTTCGTAAATACTGATCGCGAAGGCGAATATTTAGGGCATGTGATCAACGCTGCATCGAGACAATGATATCGTCGTTTCTGACGTTGCCTCGCGTAGATCACAGATTCAGTGGGCTTGCGATAGTTTGTCGCCGAGCCATCAGTCATTAAGTGCTTTCGCTCGTTTGGCTCAGCTGTCTGTGCGCTGACTAGACGCGGGCCAAAGGCGGGTAACTTGGGACTAGGAAAAGTTTTTAAATGGCAACGGTTCCAGATCCGATTTCAAAGTAATTTCTAAGCATTCGGTCGGCCAAACCTTACTTAGTAAATCACGAAGCGGATAGGAGTCATCATTTCGGACATATCAGCTAATGCTGTGATATGACCAAGTCCCCGCGAGcacgtgtctgatcaggacatactCGATGGTGGGGTGCGAGTGCCGGTACGTTCGATCGAGAGGCCGAGGCGAGCTCGTGTGGGCATCGCATGAGCGGTGTGGACTTCTCAAGGGaggtgtttatttttttttgttacagctgGACCCGTTAAGGCTGCCGACGTGCCTCCTTTGTGGAGGATCAAGCCATTTGTAGTTCTTCGTTTTTCGAGCAAAAGTGGCGGGGAGAGCGCATTTATTCGTTTTTTAGCAATGAGTGAATGTGACCGTGAGTCGTTCATTTGCTTTTGGTGCTTGTTTAGTTGTGGAAACGTCAAAGGTGCTTCGAGTTCCAAGCTCGTGGCACTGCTTCACCGGTTGAGGTTTCGAGATGGTAGACCCCCGGGTTTGACTATCTCGGTGATCTTGTAAGGTCCCTCCCAATTGGGTCCGAGTTTGCCAGCTTTCCATTCCTTGGTATTCTCGAACACCTTCCGCAGAACGAGGTTGCCTAGTTCGAGAGGCCGAGACTTAACCTTCTTGTTATAGTAACTCTCGTTCTGATGCTGATAGTTCTGAATGCGAAGTAGTGCTTGGTCGCGTTTTTCCTCGATGTCGTCTAGGACATCGAGGAGCATATCGTGGTTGAGTTCGACATTCTACGGCATTTTGGAACGGCGCAAGCTCGTTAGATTTACTTCCGCGGGTGCCATTGCTTTGACTCCATAGGCCATCGAGAAAGGGGTAGCCTTCGTTGCTCCACGCGGGGTTGTTCTATGGGACCACAGGACTCCGTCTAGTTCATCAGCCCAGCAACCCTTCTTCAAGTCGAGTCACTTCTTGAGGCCGTCGACGATTGTTTTGTTAGTTGACTCGGCTTGCCGTTGCTCTGCGGGTTTCTCGGTGTTGACATGTTGGCGTAGGGTTCTGCTTCTACCCACTTAGTGAAGTAATCCGTGAGGACCAACATAATCTCTTCTGTCGAGAGTTCGACATTGGTCCAATAATATCCATTCCCCATCGGATGAACGGGTATGGTGCAGTCAAGGTATGGAGCAACTTCGTTGGACTGTGGATGGTTGAAGCGTGTCACTGGCACTTGTCACATTTGTGGACGTAGGATTCACAATCTGCGTTCATGGTCGGCCAGTAGAAACCGAGATTCTTAACTTTCAATGCGAGAGCTCACCCTCTTGAATGATTGCCTGCCGCTCCTTCATGCGTTTCGGCCATGACGAGTCTTGTTTCGTAGCCGGAAATGCATTTAAGGAGTACCTTTGTCGCGGTCCATCGATGGAGGTCTTCGTCCATGACGACGTAATGTGCGCTGCGTCGCTTGAGTCGTCCAGCCTCCCACTTCTCGGTAGGCAATTTGCCATCAGCTAAGTAAGCGATGAAATCCTTTCGCCAATTGGTGAGCTGACTTTCCGTTGCGCAAGGTTCTGCTTCGTCGATATGCATTGCGTCGGTGACGGATGCTGCGATGGCCAACTGCTCGGTTATTTGGCTGATGCTTGGTTTTTCATTCTTGTGTATTGGGATCATTCTCTTTACTTGGTCGTGCAGTTTGCTTCCAAGAGCTGCGAGGGCGTCCGCGCATATGTTTTCTCCGCGAGGAACCTTCGTGATTTCGAAGAACTCGAAATCCCGTGTGAGATCCTGAAGAGTTTTAGGTAAGCATCCATCCTATCATTCCTGACGTCGTAGTCGCCAAGATATTGGCTTACCACGAGTTGGAAATCACAGTATGCGCTGATTCGCTTAGCTTTGACTACTTTAGCGAGGCGGAGCCCTGCAATGAGAGACTCATATTCGACTTCGTTGTTTGATGCTGTGAAGCCAAAGCTGAACGATTGTCGAATTAGCTCACTTGTGGGAGACTGTTGTTGTACACCTGCCCCCGAACCTTTGTTCGTAGATGAACCATCTACGTGCAATATCCAATTCTTGCTTGGTACGATTAGGTCTTGTTCGAGTTCTGGCGTTAACTCGATCAGGAAGTCAGCGAGAACCTGCGACTTAGCTGCAGTGCGGTTCTTGTATACAATGTCGTGCTCGCTGAGTTCCATAGCCCACTTGGTCAATCTTCCTGACTGGTTTGTGTTTTGCATCACCGTTATGAGGGGCTGGTTGGAGTGTATTTCGATCGTATGTGATTGAAAGTAAGGCCTGAGTTTTCTCACCGAGGTGACGACGGCGAGAGCCATCTTCTCCAAGGTTGGGTACCGCATTTCCGGTTCAGTCATGCGTTTTCTGATGTAGAAAATGGGCTTCCGCTCACCTCGATCTTCGCAGATAAGAATGCTACTGACCGCCGAGGAAGTGACGGCGATATATAAGGACAGGGTATCACCGGCCTCAGGCTTTGACAGAACCGGAGGCGTCGTGAGATAGTGCTTCAGTTGATTGAACGCTTCTTTGCATTTTTCGTCCCAGGCGAATCTTTTATTTCCGCGCAAGACTTCATAGAAAGGGAGGCACTTATCAGTAGATCGCGAGATGAATCTGTTGAGGGCCGCAATTCTCCCTGTTAAGCGTAGGACTTCTCGGCTGTTCCTTGGGCTCGGGAAGTCAAGGATTGCCGTTATTTACTTGGGGTTCGCTTCGATGCCTCGCTGGGTGACAATGTAGCCCAGGAATTTGCCTGAGGTGACTCCGAAGGTGCGCTTCGCCGGGTTGAGTTTCATCCCAAACTCGTTCAACGTTTTGAAGCAGTCTCACAAATGGTCGAGGTGGTTTTCACCGTGGAGTGACTTGACCAGCATGTCATCGATGTAAACCTCCATTGTGTCGCCAAGTTTCTCCGCGAACATTCGATTGACCAAACGCTAGTAGGTCGCGCCTGCGTTCTTCAAGCCAAAGGGCATGACTTTATAGCAATATGTCCCCCTGTCCGTTATGAAGGCCGTTTTCTCGCGGTCATCCGGATGCATTAGGATTTGATTGTAccctgagaaggcgtccattAAGGTTAAGAGTTCGTTACCGGCTGTCGACTCTACCAAACGATCGATGTGAGGGAGGGGTTAGCTGTGTTTGGGACAAGATTTGTTTAGATCAGTGAAGTCGACATAGATGTGCCACTTCCCATTTTTCTTCTTCACTACAACAGGATTGGCAAACCATTCTGGATACCGGACCTCGGCGATGAAGCCTGCATCGAGCAATCTGTCGACTTCTTCATTCACAGCTTTAGACCGCTCAGGTCCGAGCTTCCGTCTTTTCTGCCGAATAGGTTTGAACGTAGGGTCAACATTCAACTCGTGGGACGCTACAGCGGGGTCTATCCTCTTCATATCTGAAGCTGTCCATGCAAAAGTCGAAGCGTTTGCTTTGAGGAAGGAGATGACCTGTGATTGCATCTCttctgaagccatggggtatcacagccgtaatcagattgctatgatggtggtggtatgataatttcttcttcgtcgtcttgGCCTTCTATGAGattgacgacgattggtggtccgatgctcggatgttcgatgaactcgactggaattacccttttgagtcctggatcggaacttgatgctagggccgcgagggcgtccgcctggccattctcggaacgggggatccgCGTAAGGGCAAAAgagtcgaagtcttgagctagaccttggaccagtttgaggtacgcgtccaccctttcgtctctggcttcatactctccgctgaattgactggccactaactgggagtcgcagtaagcgtggagattacgtatttttaatccgtgagccaaacgtagcCTTGCGATTAATGCCttgtattcggcctcgttgttcgaggcatggaattccagcctgaacgattgttccaagatctcgcccgtcggagatgtgagacggattccgatacccgatccttgcttggatgaggatctgtcgacgtggaggagccaggtggaatttggttcctcattggttattgTTCCCGTTGGAAGTTTGACCAggaagtctgcgagcacttgtgattttaCGCTTGTCCTCGGTAggtattcgatgtcatactcgctcaactcgatCGCCCACTTAGCCAATTGGTctgattgacttgggctatgtaaaattgtccgtaagggaaaaatcgtgaggatgacaatcgtgtgggattggaaatatggtcttagttttcgggccgatatgacgaccgcgcatgccaatttttccatcaacggatacctagattcggcatccagcaaggttttgcttatgtagaaaataggtttctgctccccgcgttcttccctgatcaggactccgcttacggccgTTGCCGACACATCTATGAACAAGAATAAAGGttccccttccacgggttttgcgaggactggaggagtagctaaatagCGCTTCAactgttggaaggcgttttcgcactcctccgaccattcgaattttttatttccacgcaggacgtcgtagaagggcagacacttatctgttgatcgtgaaataattCGGTTGAGCGttgcgattctgccggtcagtctttggacttccTGCTTTatctttggtgaagccatctcgattagtgcgttgatctgttttggatttgcttcgataCCGCAGTatgtgaccaagtagccgaggaattcccctgatgccacggcgaatctacattttgtcgggttgagcttcatgttatgggaatttaattgtgcaaagcattcttcgagatgtgacatgtgatctcttgctttgagggatttgacgagcatgtcgttgatataaacctccatcgtttttccgagttgtttggagaacattcggttcacgagtcgttggtaagttgcaccAGCGTTCTTGAGGCCGAAAGGCATTACCTTATAGCAATATGTTCCGCGGCGAAAAAAACCTGTGAAACTCTCGGATTTCCCCaaattacctcgactccgttaggggtcgggaacttgaggcaaagatggtaggttgatgggattgcgcgcatggtgttcagccatggcgttcccatgatagCGTTGTAAGATGCAggacggtcaacgactagaaactctgtgacgttagtcacggttccggctttgacagcgagaCTAATCGATCCATAGGCCATGGTTGTTTCCCTCGAAAGTCCTAGCAGTGGGATTGGGCATTTCGTGACTTCGGATTGATTGATCCTCATCTTTTAAAGAGTGTCTTTGAggatgatatcggccgagcttccgATATCGATTAGcactctagcgacgtcgatatctcgaatcgtcaactcgataacaaggaaatcgtttcgaggtttgactcgatcgaccgttgctccccccttgaatgagatgacTTTTGCACACGTCAAATCTTGCATActgttcctgatcgttgagtggcttttgcgggttagattgatccgtaccccccctccttctagcgccaaactgtgggaaccgaaattcacactgtcgatttccgtttaaataaggaaactaggaaaaccctaacttcccagaggacccggatatctgctaattaccacacgtcaagcaatcagaacacgagaataacaacgataaagtataataaatcgaaaagagagcaaagaagatcttattccgaatttacgtatgagcgtttacaacaaggtataagcctgagCTCGAGAGCTgccggcgagattcctagttctagtaaccctaagatggctaaacctaattgagtcgcagctcgaaataacaaaaacggaaaatttcCTAAATTgttctaagtgctaagttttctctgaaaaagttttcccccatgctcctcgcctaggacttct includes:
- the LOC106394615 gene encoding uncharacterized protein LOC106394615, whose product is MSGLILRMSSLGRALRQRRSFSSSSVYLAVGNRFKEVLDDGSEIRDAPFFDPAKEEVITVPGKVSSSAGEDSSFSSSLTYTSPYLIFGPGEESGTLFFFNICYSEFMQSKKKVPSELFEPRRIIGAAHGWVATLNNGVFSLQDDLNLYTLDPNPKQISMPPLVTLPGCQTQVVTNVSMSSSSPEDDDCIVAVKFSGPQLSLCRPAHDSSWTNIRITDPMFFTSRVMFSTRNQMFTLLASGGHHTGSWDLHKHKLQKLHFQDFPFTKTRADIIDSTYCTQHLVETSGGEAFLVKWYVHSTKDDARNVKTRGLMVFKIDQDGNAVFTQDIGDLNIFISKAEPFCLSASSYPGLDPNEVYFVDYDEIGVIDPSEPTNTSTVNPALTSAPYFFPPQKVDSGLDFGIERAALFN